Proteins from a genomic interval of Medicago truncatula cultivar Jemalong A17 chromosome 3, MtrunA17r5.0-ANR, whole genome shotgun sequence:
- the LOC11421951 gene encoding thylakoid lumenal 19 kDa protein, chloroplastic, which produces MATIFSSSPPPIFSSSTTTTTTTTTTTTTTTISKPLLSFKLKQPLTTTLTAAAAIATILTTSPPSIAAESSPYNIYYGTAASAANYGGYGGNSNKKDSAEYIYDVPEGWKERLISKVEKGTNGTDSEFYNPKKRTEKEYLTFLSGFRQLAPKDAVLNNLALSDVNLQDIISGADNVSSEEVKDENGQVYYVYEIDGVAYHSLISVTCANNKLYAHFVNAPTPEWNKDKDLLTHVHKSFKTIV; this is translated from the coding sequence ATGGCCACAATTTTctcatcatcaccaccacccATTTTCTCCTCCTCcactaccaccaccaccaccaccacaacaaCCACCACAACCACCACCATATCAAAACCACTCCTCtcattcaaactcaaacaaccTCTAACCACCACcttaacagcagcagcagctaTAGCCACCATTCTCACAACATCACCACCTTCCATAGCAGCAGAATCATCTCCCTACAATATCTACTACGGCACAGCAGCAAGTGCAGCAAACTACGGCGGCTACGGCGGTAACTCCAACAAGAAAGACTCAGCAGAATACATCTACGACGTTCCAGAAGGTTGGAAGGAACGTTTAATATCAAAAGTAGAAAAAGGTACAAATGGAACAGACAGTGAATTCTACAATCCAAAGAAGAGAACAGAGAAAGAATATCTAACTTTCCTTTCTGGGTTTCGTCAGTTAGCACCAAAAGATGCTGTTTTGAACAACTTAGCACTTTCTGATGTGAATTTGCAAGATATTATTAGTGGTGCTGATAATGTGAGTTCTGAAGAAGTGAAAGATGAAAATGGTCAAGTTTATTATGTTTATGAGATTGATGGTGTTGCTTATCATAGCTTGATTTCTGTTACTTGTGCTAATAATAAGCTTTATGCTCATTTTGTTAATGCTCCTACTCCTGAGTGGAATAAAGATAAGGATCTTCTCACTCATGTTCATAAGTCTTTTAAGACTATTGTATAA
- the LOC11438251 gene encoding putative RING-type E3 ubiquitin transferase C3H69 yields MSNRVCKFYARGVCLKGDQCDFSHQRKDTASDICSYYQKGSCAYGSRCRYKHVRASQASSSASMVSDSAVPVARSAKVASNWVPKVTKVPSPDKRGVKGLQRKHQDSTDVGESSTGSARPHENLFCKFAAANCPGGCSRIHGNQCLYCRKYCLHPTDKKEKENHLRTCDKKEKYLLALKNSEEIECNVCLERVLSKPKPSECKFGLLPECDHAFCLSCIRNWRSSAPTSAMEIGSNTNTVRTCPVCRKLSYFVIPSGIWFTTKEEKQEIIDNYKANCRLIDCKHFDSGNGNCPFGASCFYKHTVKPGSYTWRHRRPPPQRRQNHFDMHDMLDVLGEVDLSSGEFYSIMRDSDFFEGMDPFEMMALSDSLAGGSGPCLGPFDSDDDDDDGFRVSRMAAMQEAMAIGMDAFGPDDDEEEFNVFRMAAMQEAMVSGIDDFGPDDFPGIDPMDAALISMMMHSHMDDEEDDEDYEDEEEYTDDEY; encoded by the exons ATGTCCAACAG GGTTTGCAAGTTTTATGCGCGAGGCGTATGTTTGAAAGGCGACCAATGTGATTTTTCTCATCAGAGAAAGGATACTGCATCTGAT atttgcTCTTATTATCAGAAAGGGTCTTGTGCTTATGGTAGTCGGTGCAGATATAAGCACGTCCGAGCTTCTCAAGCATCATCTTCAGCATCTATGGTTTCAGATTCTGCTGTGCCTGTGGCTCGTAGTGCTAAAGTTGCATCAAATTGGGTTCCGAAGGTTACAAAGGTACCTTCACCTGACAAGCGTGGCGTAAAGGGTTTACAACGCAAGCATCAGGACTCTACCGATGTTGGTGAATCCAGTACTGGTAGTGCTAGACCAcatgaaaatttgttttgtaaatttGCTGCTGCCAACTGCCCCGGTGGATGTTCTCGTATTCACGGAAATCAATGCTTGTACTGTAGAAAATATTGCCTGCATCCTACtgataaaaaggaaaaagaaaatcatttgaGGACTTGTGACAAAAAGGAAAAGTACCTTCTGGCTTTGAAAAACAGTGAAGAGATAGAATGCAATGTTTGTCTTGAGCGTGTCCTTTCGAAACCCAAGCCATCAGAATGTAAGTTTGGGTTGCTTCCAGAATGTGATCACGCTTTCTGTTTGTCATGTATCCGCAATTGGCGTAGTAGTGCCCCAACCTCTGCAATGGAAATCGGTAGCAACACCAATACAGTGAGAACCTGCCCTGTTTGCCGCAAACTATCATATTTTGTCATTCCAAGTGGTATTTGGTTTACTACAAAGGAAGAAAAACAGGAGATTATTGATAACTACAAGGCAAACTGCAG aTTGATTGATTGCAAACATTTTGATTCTGGAAATGGAAATTGTCCATTTGGGGCTAGCTGTTTCTACAAG CATACAGTGAAGCCTGGCTCATACACATGGAGACACCGCAGACCACCACCTCAACGCAGACAAAACCATTTCGATATGCATGACATGTTGGATGTGCTCGGTGAGGTTGATCTATCAAGCGGAGAATTTTATTCCATCATGAGGGACTCagatttttttgagggaatggATCCATTTGAGATGATGGCATTATCAGATTCGCTGGCTGGCGGTTCAGGTCCTTGTTTGGGTCCTTTCGATTccgacgatgatgatgatgatgggttTCGTGTTTCTCGGATGGCTGCTATGCAAGAGGCCATGGCTATTGGGATGGATGCTTTTGGCCctgatgatgatgaggaagaGTTTAATGTTTTTCGAATGGCTGCTATGCAAGAGGCCATGGTTTCTGGGATAGATGATTTTGGCCCTGATGATTTTCCTGGAATTGATCCTATGGATGCAGCTTTGATATCAATGATGATGCATTCTCATATGGACgacgaagaagatgatgaagattacGAGGATGAAGAAGAATATACTGATGATGAATATTAG